In the Phycisphaerales bacterium genome, one interval contains:
- the yaaA gene encoding peroxide stress protein YaaA, translating to MSNLMAILSPAKTMDMGETQLVSATSRPRLGSQTKQLAAVLESYTPKRLSSLMSISDKLAQLNAKRWDQFGAKANQRGAAALCFRGDVYQGFEAWSLDKRSLGWAQDHIRILSGLYGMLRPMDVIQPYRLEMGTRLKTDAGKSLYEFWGDAITKILLRDLKAVKATTLVNLASDEYFKAVDEEKLGVPIVNVKFLQRDGRQDKFISFFAKRARGLMARWMSIARVKKVKDLAGFDLEGYRLDAKAGSEFELIFKRPKPAAKQAS from the coding sequence ATGAGCAACCTAATGGCTATTCTCTCGCCCGCCAAGACAATGGACATGGGTGAAACACAATTGGTATCAGCAACATCGCGGCCTCGATTGGGCAGTCAGACCAAGCAGTTAGCGGCCGTTCTAGAAAGCTACACACCGAAGCGTCTCAGTTCACTGATGTCGATCTCCGACAAGTTGGCGCAACTTAATGCTAAAAGATGGGATCAGTTTGGTGCCAAAGCGAATCAGCGTGGGGCAGCAGCGTTGTGTTTTCGCGGTGATGTATACCAGGGTTTTGAGGCATGGTCGTTAGACAAGCGTAGCCTTGGTTGGGCCCAGGATCACATCCGTATTCTCAGTGGGCTTTATGGAATGCTTAGGCCAATGGATGTCATTCAACCCTATCGGTTAGAAATGGGGACGCGCCTTAAGACAGACGCTGGAAAATCGCTCTACGAGTTCTGGGGTGATGCAATCACCAAGATCTTGTTGCGAGACCTAAAGGCAGTCAAAGCGACAACGCTTGTTAATCTTGCCAGCGACGAATATTTCAAAGCAGTTGATGAAGAAAAACTCGGCGTGCCCATTGTCAACGTCAAATTCTTGCAGCGTGATGGAAGGCAAGACAAGTTCATCTCTTTCTTCGCCAAAAGAGCAAGAGGTCTCATGGCCAGATGGATGTCGATCGCTCGTGTGAAGAAGGTCAAAGACTTGGCAGGCTTCGATCTTGAGGGGTATCGATTGGATGCGAAAGCAGGCTCCGAGTTTGAACTCATTTTCAAACGCCCAAAACCAGCAGCGAAACAAGCGAGCTAG
- a CDS encoding fatty acid desaturase, whose translation MSSLLPNKPAVIDVPPARSSPVSEAVPIPVPIEEPGGRPILPLPDTVVKGELNWPYLISIVGIHILALAAIWPWTFSWTGLIVMVVGVHVFGQAINLLYHRVLTHRSCVLPKWLEHLFALMALCCLQDTPAKWVAVHRYHHLHSDEHEDPHSPLVNFIWGHVGWLLVTNKRTNNIHTYQKYASDILKDPFYMRLEKSKKWTWIILVQSFLFFAVGYGLGWAIDGTGMAALQFGVSLFVWGVLVRTVVVWHITWSVNSLSHLFGYQSHDTDDHSTNNWLVALLTVGEGWHNNHHHDPASACNQHRWWEFDITYYEIKLLELFGLASKVVPPQSKRRAQARARQAERDQASS comes from the coding sequence ATGAGTAGTCTCTTGCCAAATAAACCGGCTGTTATTGATGTCCCGCCTGCGAGATCGTCTCCAGTCTCTGAGGCCGTGCCCATACCCGTACCAATTGAAGAACCTGGCGGTAGGCCAATTCTGCCGCTGCCCGACACCGTCGTTAAGGGTGAGCTTAACTGGCCATATCTAATCTCAATTGTTGGCATTCACATTCTGGCACTGGCAGCTATTTGGCCATGGACATTCAGCTGGACTGGATTAATTGTGATGGTGGTTGGTGTGCATGTCTTTGGTCAGGCAATCAATTTGCTCTACCACCGAGTCCTGACGCATCGGAGTTGTGTACTACCGAAATGGCTTGAGCACTTATTTGCACTCATGGCATTGTGTTGTCTTCAGGACACGCCAGCAAAATGGGTGGCGGTTCATCGCTATCATCACTTGCATTCAGATGAACACGAAGATCCTCACAGTCCACTGGTTAATTTTATCTGGGGACATGTTGGCTGGCTGCTCGTGACCAACAAACGTACCAACAATATTCACACCTATCAAAAGTATGCGAGTGATATCCTTAAAGATCCTTTCTATATGAGACTCGAAAAGAGCAAGAAGTGGACCTGGATTATTCTTGTTCAATCCTTTCTGTTCTTTGCAGTTGGCTACGGTCTCGGTTGGGCTATTGATGGCACCGGTATGGCTGCTCTGCAGTTTGGTGTCAGCCTCTTTGTATGGGGGGTTCTCGTCCGTACTGTGGTTGTTTGGCATATTACGTGGTCGGTGAACTCTCTTTCGCATCTGTTTGGATACCAGAGTCATGACACAGATGATCACAGCACCAACAACTGGTTAGTCGCTCTGTTGACCGTTGGTGAAGGTTGGCATAACAATCATCACCACGATCCAGCAAGCGCATGCAATCAGCATCGATGGTGGGAGTTCGATATCACCTATTACGAGATCAAACTTCTAGAGCTTTTTGGCCTGGCGAGTAAGGTGGTTCCGCCTCAATCGAAGCGCAGAGCTCAAGCGAGAGCTCGGCAAGCTGAGCGTGACCAGGCATCATCATAA
- a CDS encoding right-handed parallel beta-helix repeat-containing protein, with product MNFWQCRWLAIGVISLAGVAQADTLEVCSSGCTYSSIETAMVAAQSGDIIEIGAGTYYESSLFPTTPNLTFRGATNADGSPAVILDGQGTADILLAIGAVDASGTTVENIVFTGSIGNALWIYHYAPTIRNCTFTGITSEWEGAAIWSSDSEALIEDCRFVGNDAGDSGNILFNKSISGDNPGLLVLKCSFEDNQGQAIAQIQFTTAGIQDCTFRNNTATAAISAWGSGGMVMVSDTLFCENDAAAIEGTWDDGGGNTVQDECPVDCPGDLNGDLQVDLADFSTFLIQFGQTGADLEADLDQDLDVDLQDFSLFLIRYGEVCDGARDLR from the coding sequence ATGAATTTTTGGCAATGTAGATGGCTGGCTATTGGTGTCATATCTTTAGCCGGCGTGGCCCAGGCGGATACGCTTGAGGTCTGTTCCAGTGGCTGTACCTATAGCAGCATTGAAACGGCGATGGTTGCGGCGCAAAGTGGTGACATCATTGAAATTGGGGCGGGTACTTATTATGAATCCAGTCTCTTTCCGACGACCCCAAACCTTACTTTCCGCGGAGCGACCAATGCAGACGGTTCTCCCGCTGTCATACTCGATGGTCAAGGTACCGCCGATATCCTGCTGGCTATCGGTGCGGTTGATGCGTCAGGCACGACCGTAGAGAACATCGTTTTTACGGGATCAATAGGCAATGCGTTGTGGATCTACCACTACGCTCCTACCATCCGCAACTGCACCTTCACCGGCATCACCAGCGAGTGGGAGGGCGCAGCGATCTGGAGCAGCGACAGCGAGGCGCTCATCGAGGACTGCCGTTTCGTGGGCAACGACGCGGGCGATTCCGGCAACATCCTCTTCAACAAGTCCATCTCCGGTGACAACCCAGGCCTGCTCGTCCTTAAGTGCTCCTTCGAGGACAATCAGGGGCAGGCAATCGCGCAGATCCAATTCACCACCGCCGGTATCCAGGACTGCACGTTCCGCAACAACACGGCAACGGCCGCGATTTCCGCCTGGGGATCTGGAGGCATGGTGATGGTGTCGGACACGCTTTTCTGCGAGAACGATGCCGCAGCGATCGAAGGCACCTGGGATGACGGGGGCGGCAACACGGTGCAGGACGAATGCCCAGTTGACTGCCCCGGTGATCTCAACGGTGATTTACAGGTCGACCTTGCAGACTTTTCAACTTTCCTGATTCAGTTCGGCCAGACTGGTGCTGATTTAGAAGCGGACCTTGATCAAGACCTTGATGTTGACCTTCAGGACTTCTCTTTGTTTCTCATCAGGTATGGAGAAGTTTGTGATGGGGCGCGCGATCTCAGATAA